The following are encoded in a window of Sorex araneus isolate mSorAra2 chromosome 11, mSorAra2.pri, whole genome shotgun sequence genomic DNA:
- the FAM170B gene encoding protein FAM170B — protein MQRHLMDQDGEKSPEESNLSMASPESTEESLKIYWPEPRKAKKPPPQRGPAIPYKEDLIFAAGAGSKLSFSSSLTSDTSSEYQSYSQYQSCFSSSYSDEDCPPQSVFAFYTHVRTVRGVAVAWETEDGFQPVGEKPRIREAEFIRRQRRKGSSFEMASNTDLHWDLEDSKNNSCTDTDSDDTDLLESLEFCLQELREPPDWLVTTDYGLRCVACCRVFPSLEVLLQHAQYGIQEGFSCQIFFEEMLERRLAQSEEQEQEEPEEEEEQVPSEDIECPGPSPELQQQQE, from the exons ATGCAACGCCACTTAATGGACCAAGATGGGGAAAAGTCACCAGAGGAGTCTAACCTCAGCATGGCCAGCCCTGAGTCCACGGAGGAGAGTCTGAAAATATACTGGCCAG AGCCCCGGAAAGCCAAGAAGCCACCGCCGCAGCGAGGGCCGGCCATTCCCTACAAGGAGGACCTGATCTTCGCCGCCGGGGCCGGCAGCAAGCTGAGCTTCAGCAGCTCCCTCACGTCCGACACCTCCTCCGAGTACCAGTCCTACTCCCAGTACCAGTCCTGCTTCTCCTCCAGCTACAGCGACGAGGACTGCCCACCGCAGAGCGTGTTCGCCTTCTACACCCACGTGCGGACCGTGAGGGGCGTGGCCGTGGCCTGGGAGACCGAGGACGGCTTCCAGCCGGTGGGCGAAAAGCCCCGCATCCGAGAAGCCGAGTTCATTCGGAGGCAGCGGAGGAAAGGCTCCTCCTTCGAGATGGCTTCCAACACCGACCTGCACTGGGATTTGGAGGACAGCAAGAACAACAGCTGCACCGACACGGACTCGGACGACACGGATCTGCTGGAGTCCTTAGAGTTCTGCCTGCAGGAGCTGCGGGAGCCCCCCGACTGGCTGGTCACCACCGACTATGGGCTTCGCTGCGTGGCCTGCTGCCGCGTCTTCCCCAGCCTCGAGGTGCTGCTGCAGCACGCCCAGTACGGAATCCAGGAGGGCTTCAGCTGCCAGATCTTTTTTGAGGAGATGCTGGAGAGACGGCTGGCCCAGAGTGAAGAGCAGGAGCAAGAAGagccagaggaagaggaggagcaggtcCCTTCGGAGGACATTGAAtgccccgggcccagccccgagttgcagcagcagcaggagtga